The genomic window TAGCTCTTCCGATTCACCCTCACAATGGGTTCCGAGGGATCCAGCGTCGTTGGTAATTCTCGAACACATCTTCACTTTGGTTTTCATTTTCTATTGTTTAGTGTTCTTCGTCTTTCTACTGGTtccaattttgtgcattttttttgtttttccagtGGTTGGTTGCTTGTGTATAGGTTCTCATGTGATTCTCTGCTTGTTTTTTCAATTGTGCTGGATATGTAATTTAGAATTTCTAACTTCCGTTTCTCTGTGTTGAAATTGGTCAAGTGTTTGTTTGAATCTGGTGGTTATGCAAATTCATTTTATTTGGAGCTGTGATTGTGTGAATTTCTAGTTATCTGAGCTATTTCTATGATGAATGTAACAGTGAAAGGGGGAAATTTTTTGAATTGAATGTGTTTGTGAAATGAAATTTGAATGCGGTTGTAGGGCTTCTCATGGAGACGCAGCCACACGATAATTTGCAGCATGCACTGGTTTCTTCCCGTGACACCAACAATCTACCCAACGACGCGGTGGTCGATGCGGTGGCCGATGTTTCAAACCACATGTGCCTAATTTGCGAATTCACTCGCTCGTTTTTCTGTTTGAGAAACTGTTGGTATGAATTTTGTTACTGTGGTTGGTTTTTTAGAGTCATTTAAGAAAAAAGCCATGTTTCAAGGGATGTAATATGTGCCTGGTTTTTGTGTTATTGTGTTATATGTTCCCTCACCATTCCTGCTTTGAGGTtttgatttaatattttaatttcctAGTCATTAAGTTTTAGTCCTTGCATTTTAACGGTTAAGTTAATTTTTGTGTTATCATTGTAATTGCTCTTATTGTTCAAGATGGAAAGCACTAGCCTTAGCCTCTATGTGTCTCAGACTGATGCTGATTGTGTTTGCCAAACACCAGAGTGGTAGTCAAGTCTCTGCATAGTTCAAAAAATGCTTCTGAAGTTTGGGAAAAAGAGTCACAGCCCGACTACACGCAACACGGAAACAGATAATGTCAGCGTTGGTGGTTATGAGGTAGATGAGATTGGAACTAACAGTTCCTCTAATGAAGGAACTGCTATCAAAAAGAAGATAACTCGATTCGAAATGCATCAAGCTCTGAAATTGCAACGCGGAGAGGTATATCTACAtcctataaaatataaatttggaTGGTGGTTCTATAGCTTCTAGCCAGCACTTAATCATCTGTTTTTTTATTGATGTATCATGAGACAGTATCCGTTATTTTTTCTAGAACTATACCTGTTTGAAAATTTTCAATATGTATGCAGATTTCACAACGCAGTGTGTACAACCCTCTTGATTTGTTCTCTGAATCAAAGGAAAGAGTTCATAAAGCTATCAAAAATCTCTTTACTACCCCTCAAAACAATTTCCGTGTATTTTTGAATGGTTCTCTCACACTCGGAGGACTGGGAGGTGGTGCTGAAAGTTCAGATGTATGTATGGCCAAAGTACTTGAAGATGAACTTCACTCGGTCATTCAAGCTGGCGATGGCCAATGTACAAAGAACTTATTTACTCTTGTTACTGAAGCTGTGCATAAATCAGGAGTCCTTAATCAGCTCCTGGAGATTCAGAAGCTTGATGGTTTTGACGTAGAAGGAGCTATCCATGCATATTATAACATTACTTGTCAACAGTGCAAGGTGTGTAAATAATTTCGTAAAGAACAGGCAAAATTATTTTCCTCTTTGCATTCAGCTTCATTGGATGAAAGCTTGAGAGTCGTGAAGGACTACCTGATAGCAGCTACTGCAAAAGACTGCAGTTTGATGTTATGTTTTAAACCAAGGAATGAGAATGATTCTGATTCTGGATCTTCCTACAATACTGTATATCTTGAGTCAACTAAACAAGCCTTTGATTATAAGGTAAGGACAACTTCATATCTATTATTATTGGTTTAAACTTTAAGAAATTGTACTTGCTTGTGAGAGTAGAGGTCTTATTTGGCTGCAATTTGACTTGTATTAGGTGCATTTTATCGACCTTGATTTAAAGCGTTTGAATAAAGTGGAAGACTACTATGAGTTAGATAAGAATATAGTGAGCTGCTACAAACAGATGAACAAAATAGATGATGGAAGAAATGAAGATGCAAAGTTGCAGGGACCTGAAGTTGCAAACTTGCAGGGATCTGAAGTTACAAACTTGCAGGGGCCTAAAGTTGCAAATTTGCAAGGacctgaagttgcatactgaagtAGGTTTTGTCTCTTTGCAAGAAAGAAGATCATCTCATAGTGGTATGACTAATCAAATTCTAGTTTAATTTCAACCTTGTTGTATCTTTGAATGGACCACACTTTAGCATTAACTATACTTTAATTTCAGTGGGTTCATAAGGTTGTGTTTTTTTAATGCTTAAGTCACTAAGTGTAATCATACTGAATGCAGGGCTAACTATATTTACAATTGTAACTATTTAATAAATGCAAAATAATACTGGTATGTGGATAAATCCAAGTTACTTAAAATTATACGTGTTACAATTTCTAAaggttttaaataaaattatattaacatATAGTAAATGTAATTAGTTTCTCCAGGGTGTAGGTTTTATTGAAATAGACTTTTAGTTTTGTTCCCTGTTGAAATTATAGTTGATCAAAAAGAGTGGATTCACTAACATTTTGTTTcttatttggttttattttagGAGGGGGAAGAGGGCTTAAAAGTTAATTAAGTGTCAATCACCTCCTTAAGATCTAAGGTGATAGTGTGGGACTTTTTTGTATTGGTGTAGTTAGTCGAAGGCCATCACCGATTCGAAGAACATGAAAGCAGCATCATCCGTTGTCGGCACCAATAACCCCTCTTATTTCTTTGGTAAGTCAAGTTCAAATTCAACATAATCGACTTCAAAGATGATCTCACAATGCATAAATTAAAACCTgtaattttgataattttgattGGATTGTGTATGTAATGAACCTAATTGTTTATGTATAGTTTCTGCCCGGTTTTTGTTTAATCGAATAAATCAtgtgttgaaatcaattttctataTTCCGATTCTTAAATTGTGTAACAAAATGagttctttgattttattttcatttgagGATTGGTATCGTGATTTTATTCTCAACTCCATGCATTTTC from Vicia villosa cultivar HV-30 ecotype Madison, WI unplaced genomic scaffold, Vvil1.0 ctg.000467F_1_1, whole genome shotgun sequence includes these protein-coding regions:
- the LOC131628601 gene encoding inositol-pentakisphosphate 2-kinase-like; this translates as MLLKFGKKSHSPTTRNTETDNVSVGGYEVDEIGTNSSSNEGTAIKKKITRFEMHQALKLQRGEISQRSVYNPLDLFSESKERVHKAIKNLFTTPQNNFRVFLNGSLTLGGLGGGAESSDVCMAKVLEDELHSVIQAGDGQCTKNLFTLVTEAVHKSGVLNQLLEIQKLDASLDESLRVVKDYLIAATAKDCSLMLCFKPRNENDSDSGSSYNTVYLESTKQAFDYKVHFIDLDLKRLNKVEDYYELDKNIVSCYKQMNKIDDGRNEDAKLQGPEVANLQGSEVTNLQGPKVANLQGPEVAY